A genomic stretch from Microplitis mediator isolate UGA2020A chromosome 10, iyMicMedi2.1, whole genome shotgun sequence includes:
- the LOC130675634 gene encoding uncharacterized protein LOC130675634 has translation MKTFVILFVCAFVVCLWAEAHADCGGMGGDDKTYKTGDKRIDRCSEFTCQENGSWTSLGCGVWACEDQIGYQDYDYSKPYPECCPRPICASDKN, from the exons atgaaGACCTTTGTTATTCTCTTTGTATGCGCATTCGTGGTCTGTTTGTGGGCCGAAGCTCACG CTGACTGCGGTGGTATGGGTGGTGATGACAAAACTTACAAGACCGGCGACAAGAGGATTGATAGATGCTCCGAATTTACATGCCAGGAAAACGGATCATGGACTTCATTAgg ATGTGGTGTATGGGCTTGTGAAGATCAAATTGGTTACCAAGATTACGACTACTCAAAACCATACCCTGAATGTTGTCCAAGACCAATTTGTGCATCAGACAAAAattaa